In the genome of Fusarium poae strain DAOMC 252244 chromosome 1, whole genome shotgun sequence, the window TAACGGTGTTGTAACATTGGGTCTGCGAGCCCTGAGCATTTTTCTGACTTGTGCCCTTGCAGTGTATATACCTACTAAAATAAAAGGGGAAGTGATGTGAGAAGGACAAAAAGGCTCCATGGATAGCAATTATCGGGTCCGCTAAGTTGCACTGATAAACGGCAGTGCTGTCAGGGGTGATACTAACAGTCAGTCACTATACTGGAGTACCGAGGTCCTGTACTAGACAGACGCATCCGCCTTACCATGCGGAGGCCGTAGCGACCATTCAATGCCATGTATAAGAGAGCGCTATACTCTAATTGCATCATATACAGTTCAATGATACGCATATACAGGTAGGCTAATCGGTTCGGCTCGATTGAACATGATGAGGATATATGACTGTGCTGTTGGTCATAACTCACCTTTTCGGCTGGTTCCAACATGTCAAATGTCGACCCAAACTGGAGAACTCCTGAGCAAACATTTGAAAGATAACACATGGAACAGTAAGTCCGAACACTGCTTTAGGGCCATATGGGTTTTGCTTAAACATATCCATAGCAGCCTGTTATGGTCTGCTACCTTTACTAAAAACCATCTCGGACCTGCAATATGCCAAGCTAATACCTCTCCGATAGAAAGGTCTGGAATTTGTTGCAGTCGCACGCGTTTGATCCATTTAATCTACTATGCTCGATTTTGAAGAAGCCCATTTAGCAGGTCTCGACAAAGCTGTCGACCTTACAAGAAGTACCATCAGGACCGCTGGAAAGCTTAGTTGGCTCACTACCATCAGAGTTACCGTCGAAGAGATCACAGTTCTTGCCTTCGTCTTGGCAGGCTTTGGAGATGGTGCAGGTATCGCCGTAGTTGGTGTTGACTAGGACGTTTGTCAATTGTAGGTTAACAGAAGCACAGGGGGATGACTTACTGCCGCAGAGAACACCACCGTTGACCGCAGCGATATTCTCAATAACAACGTTTCGAGGACCACCGTTGTCCTTGCAGTTACCACATGATCGAACAAGCTTGCCATAGTCTTCGACATAAAAGTCGGAAATCTCAACTGTGCCGCGGCCGTTAAACTGGACGACCTTGTCGGCAGCATGGAAAGCGCCTCCACCACGGATGATAGAAGTACCTGACTTTTGCTTCAAGGTAATGGCATCTTCACAGACATCCTCGAACCAAACGTTCTCGAGGGTGCATGTGCCCTTGCAGTGAACACCCTCAGCCTGGCCAGGGCCAATAATGACGTTGCGAAGAGTGGCGCCCTCTTCTAGGATGAACATGGCATCGGCCTCGCCGGTTTCTTCCTGGTCCATACAGACAGCAGCTGGTTTCTGTTAACAGGATAAACATAAACCTTCTTATCAAGGAACTTACGGGATCGATCGTAGTAGGTCATGCCACCATCGAGCTCACCAGAGACGGGGATAGCAGTAGCAAGGGCAGTGGCACCGCTGGAAGCTGGAATGGTTCGCGTGATACCTCCAGATCCAGGGCCAAAACCGGTTTCAATGGGTGCACTGGTAGGAGCCACCGTCGGGTTAGCGATGGCAGTACCAATAGGGTCCCCAACAGGCTCCTCAGGAGTGTCGACAGGCTCTCCGGGGGTAGACACAATGGGAGGAAATGGAATTGGCACATCGTCACCGCCTTGCTGTTTGTCGTCCTCGGCGGGAGGAGGTGCAGGAAATCCTGGGAATCCGAAGGCAGGAAAGTCGAAATTAGTCTTCTCAACTGAAGCAGCCTTCTTGGAAGAGGAGTCAGGAATACATTGGCTATACCACTTGCTGGCCTCGACACAGGTTGACCCAGAAGGACACTCCTTGTCCCCAGAATAGTCGCTGCCACCGCACTGATTGTACACTTGAACTGCGGCAAACGCTGTGCCAAAGTTGGCAATCATCAAAAAAGTAAAGGTTCGCATATTGAAAGATGCAAGTTGAGCAAGAGTACGAGAATCCGAATTGTGAATTTTGGGCCCGCCCGCAGCTACCAGAGGGCAATATGAAAGAAAGTACAAATGGACAAAAGAACCCGAATCGCGATGACCTCGACTACTATACTCCTTTATATGATGCGCCCAACATGCAATGTTCCTATTCCTCAGCCTCCAGGTACAAGCATACTGACCCTGGGCAAGAAGCAAATGACAGGAACCGAAGAAGCACCCAACAAAATGATAGCATGTCTGTTGCTGAAACCTGGGCTTGGATACTTTTGGTCGCATATAGTGAAGCCTTGGCCTAAGTCTATTCGAAGGGTCTGATAACCGAGATGCGCTTGGATTGGTGGGGTTTGCGAAAACGTATGGGTGATAGATTGCTAGGGATGTTGGGCATCCCAGTTCCCTTTGAGGCCAACTGCATAATGGGAACAAGTGACCCGGAGGTCGCTTGTAATATGGAAGAAGGCGCAGAAGCCAAGCAAAGGTGTTAGTGGTTTCATCTGAAATGGGGAAACGGAGATGAGGATCAAGTAGTAATCTCCTTTATGCGTGACTGGATCCTAGAGTGCATGTAATATCCGTAGATGAAGAACTTTCCGACATGGTGCAGACTTGGACAGTGAAGTATCGGAGTTTGTTTATGATAACTTTGATTATCTAGATAAATAGGTACTAAAGTATTGTTAGGTAGTGAACGATTGCCTCAGTCCCTTAGTCAGTACCTAGGCAGGTAGATATATTCAGTGACCCACCAATCAAATCTAAGAATCGAAGCAAAGACGTACCCGTTCGGATAAAGAGATCAGGTCCTATGGTAGGAATAAGGAGACATGACCTGAGACATGAGATGTTTTGGACCCTGGAGGTGAAGAATTCGGCGGGAAAAGGTCAGTAACGGCAAGGGTGAATGAAGCAGAGCCAGTTCATCTAATCGCATTTGCATACTTAAACTTGTATTCCTGGCTGCGATCTCAAGGGTTTGTTAATCTGGGGAAGACTTGGGTCTAAGCTTTGTGATGATGGATTAGTGCAACGGTAGAAGCATCGACCAAGTCGAATGGGAGTCATAAAGGCCTGTACGAGTCGGGGCATTAGAGAAAATGCTGGAGATTTGTGCGTTTTGCCAAGATGTCAACCGCTCGGTATCATATCAGAGTTGGTGATAGCATCACGTATCCACTTTTTGTTCAATCATTGTGTGAAGCTTGATTGACGATGATTCAACTTGACGCGGCTTACATGGTGAATGCATTGAACTTGGACGTGTAGCATCATGTGACTTGCAGCTCACAATTTCGAGGTTGCTccttccatgagcttctccttctccttcccCTTTTCATGGAACTCaaagaaagaggaaggatGAAAGGGGGGGTTGCAATGATGACGCCACGGGTCTTCAAAAACTGGGGAAATTGAGCAGTTGAAGCAACGAATTCTGGCCAAAAAACCAACATTGAGATGCTCAAAATTCATGTTGAGCACAATTACGAAAGAAACTAGCATAGAGATTGTCACGAGAGCAATTACCCAAAATACAGAAGTCTGATGGGTTACACTACGATACGATGCGGCTGCGCTATTAACTCTTTTGAGATTGCTCTCCTTTTGGACACGAAGAGTTGGAccacttttttaatttagaTTGTGTCTGTCATTTCGAGAAAAAGGTTATTCGTGGCAGGCAACACAACTAAGGGGTTATGTACAGTGCAGATGGCTTCAAGACCAATTCCTACTTATCTTTCTGGTTGACTGCTTTGTTGCATTCCTTGTTTCTGACCTCTTATCAATCATCATATCTCGCCTCCCGATGACGGTATCCTCAAACCATACGTATCCCTCGTCCCGTATAAAAAAGCTACATGCTCTACTGTAAGGCGAGCCAAGTTTTAAAACCCCCCCAGATTTTTGCAGGGATCATCACCTTCCCAAACCCAATCAGCTCTGGCATAAGGTCGAGACTCAAATCCCAGACCCGGTTTTTTTCGCGTCAACGTGGGACTGCTTCGGTAGCCGTAACCGTTTCTCCAGGTTAATAAGTTGCTGTACAAGACTCGACTGATTTCCATCCCCCGTCTTGTTTCCCAGCACGTACCTAAGGACAGaccttacctacctacctagacaCACTGGGGGCATCGCttcttcttaataaagacctctcctccttctttctctcccACAACCCGACAGTCCCACCCCCAACCAAGCCCGAAACCGCGTCATTTCCATTCATCTTCAGCCGTAGCCATGTCGTCGCCCTCCGGATCATCTCAAGGCGGCAAGCGCAAGAGAAATTCGCTTCGCGTCGAATCCACAAACGACTTTGGTGAGAATGGTATCCAGACATCCTCGCGTGATGCTTCAGGCGAGGAGGGTGATACCACTGCTGCTGAGTCGGGACGTCTTCACGCCCGCGGCTCAGCTCCAATTCCTAAGAGGCAGCGCTCTAGCTCGAACCGTGATCACACCATTGACCCTGGTGAGCCTAGCGACACCACCGAAGCCAGCATCGACATTGCTGAGCGAGTTGGTCGCAAAGGACGTCCATCTTTGAAGGAGCTCGATGAAGAGGAGCAACGCAGAATTGAGGCTATGCCCCCTCCTCCCATTGGCAACCTACAAGATCCTGCTGGTGGCTACAAGACCAACCCTCCCCCTGTTGGACGACCTGTCCGTGTCTACGCTGATGGTGTCTTCGATCTCTTCCACTTGGGGTATGTGTTCTCTTACATTCTGCTCTATTGAGTGGTACGAATTGCGCAATCGAATCGTGTTTACTAACAGCTTTCCAGTCACATGCGACAACTCGAGCAGGCCAAGAAAGCTTTCCCCGACACAACGCTGGTCGTCGGCGTCACAGGCGATCATGAAACACACAAGCGCAAGGGTTTGACTGTCATGTCTGCTGCTGAGCGTGCCGAGACTCTCCGTCACTGCAAATGGGTTGATGAGGTTATCGAAGACTGCCCATGGGTCGTCACTCCCGAGTTCCTCGACGCGAACAAGCTCGACTACGTTGCCCACGACGATCTTCCCTACGGTGCTGACGAAGGCGACGATATTTACCAGCCCATCAAGGCCGCTGGCAAATTCCTTGTTACCCAGCGTACAGAGGGCGTCAGCACAACTGGCCTCATTACAAGGTAAGCCGATGTTCCACCCTCGCTCGATGATTGTTCTAATATCTGTAGAATCGTGCGCGACTACGAGAAGTACATTGCCAGACAGTTCAAGCGCGGTACGTCCCGCCAGGAACTTAACGTCAGCTGGCTCAAGAAGAACGAACTGGACCTCAAACGTCACGTCCAGGACCTGCGAGAGAACATCACAAACAACTGGTCCACTACTGGCCAAGAACTCGGCCGCGAGCTGAAGCAGTTCTGGCCTGTCAGCCGCCCTCAAAGCCCTGCCCGATTTAACAGTTCGGGCACGGCCGAGGGACTTCGTTCACCTACGACCCCAGGTACTTCTGGTACACCCAAGGAGTTTATCACTGGATACGCCCTCGGccttgttggtggtgttCGAGGATGGGTGAGTAACAAGAAAACCATGCCATCTTTGATTCGGGTCGACTAACAACTATACAGATGACCAAGAGCCGAGTGAATGTCGCTGATAGCAGCCGAGGTCCCAGCGATGATGAGTCTGAAGAGAGCGATGCCCACGCCAAGTCACCAAAGGAATCATCAAACACCCCCACTGCAGCGGCTTCCTCCAAGCTATAAACGGAGCCTTGTACATTCAACTACAAATGTGAGACAGGATAAAAACATGTCCCGATGGCAAAGGGGAGGCAGTGCCACTGTAAAAGAGACGATAGGTGTTCTGTGCAATGGGCTTTggattattactttaatcaGTATTCGGCTATGtgctttaataaaaagccgGTATACAAGGCGTTCCGGCTTCTGTTTATGTATTGAATACTCTTGCGGCTATGGAGACGTGTTAGCACGCTGCTGAGCCAGAATTCTCTGTCCAGTACTGCGTGGGCAGCAGAGGGCGAAATAATTGGAAGAGATTATGTCTTATTTGAATTCAATGATTCTACATTGCGTTTCATGTCATAATGTACTGGTCTGGCTACCAATATTCTGAATGTCAACTGCGGAAAAAAAAACATTGGTAAAATTGACCTCAGATTTGATCAACCTCTCGTCATCTGGCCACCCAACTGGACTGCACCAGCCCTTAATCGAAACTGGAAGCTCTAATGCGCCCGAGTCCGAGCCCAAATCAAATTCCTCCAGGGTACTCCAGTTTCCGAAGGGCGCAAGCGCGGCATGCCACGATATGGGGGCGATTGCGCTTAGTTTCCGTTTAATTAAGCGGCTATGTCACATGTTCAGCGTTCAGAGTATTTTAGTATGGAAGTGAATGCTTATCTGAAGTAACGTTTCGTTGGAACAGCACCCCTCATACGTGATAGCTATCATGCCCGGTTTGCAATAACAAAAGGGATATCTAAATTTGGCGACCAGACAGTCAGCAGGAGAATGTGACAGTGCATCGACAGCAAATACAGAAATCACCGAGAAGGAGAAAGTTACAACATGTTGGAAAGGGTAAAGATACAAATCGCGCGTACCATCGTATTCGTGGAATCTGATGTTTGAGTTCCTGGTTGTAAAACATAACTGTCGCTAAGACTCGAACAAACTACATCATATTCGTATATATGTCCGAAAGAGGACGCAAGCTCCGGTAGATCTCATTGAATATGAACTCAAATTAAAATTGGAAATAGATGATTCGCTGGTCGAGCAAAGTTGCGGTGTATGGAGGAATTGCAATAACAAAAGGTGAGTGGTACGCAATGGTAGCCAGATTGTTAGCAACTCCCGACGTGCAGATCTACTACCCTTCTCAGGAAGGAACACATGCGAATCAGATCAGAGGTGCATCGGTGCTGAAAAGGCTAGTCGTAAAAATGCCAATGTTGGTGACGATGTGAGTTCACGCATGGGGACGGGATACTAGCGAAGAGCTTGGCATCTGGACCAAGATAAACATTCAACCAAGATCTGCATTTGGACAAGCCGCTTCTTGTTGATATCGCATTGGCCAGAAAGAGCCTCTAAAGACAAAAATAGTCGGATCCCAAGCGCCGGAGGCTTTCCGCTCTTGCACGCGATATGTGGTTACAGTGCTTTCGCAGGTCGCGTGGAGGGCATGAAAGAAGGAATATTCTCCGTGCGGGCCGAATCTTACAACATAGATAGTATCTTGGTCTCATGAAtgtgaggatgaggagaaggatcatgatcatgatcatgatctACTAGATCCAATGCGATGGACAACACATAAAGAATATGCAAGCCTAATTTAGAAAGACTTGAACGCGTCTGTCGTGATGGTGTTGGCCTGACATGCCATGTCTATCCATTTCCAGCCAAAAGGCGGGGAGACGGTGGAACAACCAAAGGGAACGGTCCGACCCCGCATATTTTATTTTGAACGGCTTGCGACATTAAATTCTTTAGAGAAGCATTGACCTTTGTTGATGCAGATACTATCACTCATCTTTCAAAGGAACGTTGAACTTAAACACAAGGCATTATCGGAATCGTATGACTAAGTTATGTATCAAAGAATGCCTCGtcttaaataaattaattcaGTAAGCTGTCGATCATTCAAACTCCCCTCAGATACTTCCCTGGCTCTCATCTCATCGCACTGCAAGCAAACAGAGTTACAGACAAGGGTTTGACAGGCGCAGCTCCTGTATCccatatataaaaataggtCATGTCAGGTCATCATGAAATACCAACCAATAAGCCTTCACGTGGCTGAGTCCTGGTGTGTCCCCTAAGGGATTTCTACTTGGTTGCTCTAGCGCCCGACAGGGCTGGGCTAATAGCACCCTTGTACAAACAAGACAGGGATTCAAATTGGCGCTACCAGGAGAACGGATCCAGTATAGATTTCAATTAACTAAGATGAATaaggaagaaggaagccAATTACCTGGGAATGGAGCACATTCTGTAAACTGTGCCATGGCTCACAGTTGAGATGATTCTCGGGCCAAGAAACTGACCCATACCCTCAGGCTCCATGGGTGGGATAGAGCTAATTGCCAGTAACCCACTGGATAAGCACTTGTAAGGTTGGACCGGGGAGCCTGGAAATAAACGTGGTTCAGCAAGGAATAAGAGAACCCAAGTCACAACCGAACAAAACAATATTATACCAACACTAGGCACTAGGaaaccttagtaggtactcaACACCAAATGTTAATTCAGCTTGACAATACATTGCATGGCCTGCTTATTTGGTCGGCATGTTATTTTCACCCATCGCTATTGATAGCAGGTACTATCATGTCAGCTTCAGGGAAGGCTAGTATGTGCGACATGGCAGGTACTATGAGTTGGTACCTGTCAGCGATGCAAGTGCAAGTACAAAACAGGCAAGGGGGACAGCCCAGTCGGCCGCCGTTCCTGCactctaggtaggtacctaggtacaatCCAAGTTTAATACTCAGCCTCTTTGTATTGGATCTGTTCCACTCCTCTATCATCAATCCCTGTCGAGTATTGGGATGGGCCGTTGTCACGATCGCTTCTAAAACAGCCACCAACAGGCGCCTTgacgccttacccgctcaTGCTCGTGCCCACACTGTCTCAGTGCCCCTTGCAACAAACAAACCACCAACCGATCAAGCTCCAAAAACCCTACTCTGTGGTACATACAGGACGAGAAATACATAGACACCCTAGCTCCGAGGCATGTAAAGATGTTTCAGTAGCTACGCCCCTTGGTTGCTTCCTTGCTTACAATGCTTGCTTGAGCTTTAGTTGCACCTTTGTTGCCGGCACAACTCTTTCTTACTGATCGTCGCCGCCATCGTGTCTCTCCTCACAAGACATTGGGCAGCTGTATAAGCGCGACTTGTCTGCCCGTAGAATATCGGATCGGTCGGGAATGTCTTATAGCTGACATTGATACTCTCGTTTGGTACTGCACTGCACCAAGCCTGGGCGCTAGTCGCTTGATCAGGTACCGTTCCTTGAAGGCTTAGATGGCGCTTGCGGCCCCGTCCCGCCACTTGTCGCATCACATCTCGACGAACAGGGAGCGGCAAGCATGCGACAAGGGTCAATGTGAAAGGGTGGCACATGGGCAGATAAACCAAACTAAACTAAACAATGGACGGACTGCATGGCCATTCGGGTTTGGTCTCGAGGCCATTCCATCCATGCTCGCTACAGCATCCCCAGACCCTCGAGTGCCTTGCATCAGCCATCGTTTACTGGATGACTTCACAGAACATCTAATCTTGTCCACCCATGCATCAGGGCCCTGCGCCCCATGCTCAGCTCGCAGGGTTGTCCTCAATCTCGGGTCAATCACTTGAACCCTCCCCTGCAACTCCATCTCTATCCCTTTCTCAACTAACCATGCTCAGATTCAACTAGCAATGCCTCTCTTGGTCCCTATCTTAGTATCAGAGTAAATATCTCACTTACACCGAGCCCCGTCCTCGCATCCACATACATCCCTGCTCATCGCTCGAGCCTAGCATCGCCTACGTTGTGTCCCCAGCCTTAGCCGTCCATACCCTTCCTTCATCTACTGATCTTGATGAAATTCTACGTCAACTCCCCCACTATTACTCCCACTTGCTGCTCTATACCCTCATCGCCCACCTTCATTACATGAGCCTAAAGCCTTCTGTCTGCCGGGAACTGCTCATCCGCATCTTGGGGGCTGTGTCTTACTAAGTTTGGCTTGACCTACAATAATTCTCCGGACTCATTGCCTTTTTTAATTCGTGCTTCTATTTATCAACTACGGGCCATGGCAAGTCTCAAGAATATCATGAATACTGAGGACGAGCCTGTCAATCCACAATCCGAGAGCCGTTCCACTAACCTGACTTCAAGATCACCCTCTGTCCACAGCTATGCTACATCCTTGAACCATCAGACACACTCCTCTTCTCATAATAACCCTCATGACCCATCAGGATCATCCAAGTCGTCTTCTGTTATTGATCACTCATCaccgacaacaacaaccgaTCTCAACATGAATAGCCGACGCCGCCGCAGCAACATGAGCATTGACTCAAACGAAACATCGTATGCTCCTGCCCAGCATGCTTCATCGTCAAACACCCCAATGAGACCCTTTCCTGCCACAGCGAGCGGCGAGTCGCATGTCAGGTTGACTCCAATTACCAGAAAGATtagcaaagcaaagaaagGCGTACTGGTTCATAATTGCGATCAGTGTCCGAAGGTAAATATCTTTTCCCAATCTGTAACCACGGCTTTCTAATCCAGCCAGACCTTCTCTAGAGCAGAACACTTGAGGTTCGTTCCTCATCCGATCTTGATGGACATTTCTAACAGTTGTGAACCAGACGGCATCAACTCAGCCATTCACCCCCTGATTTGTATTGCCATATCCGTGGTTGTAACAAGAGGTTCCACCGCAAAGACCTTCTTGATCGGCATGTTCAGAGACAGTAGGTTTAGCATATTGTATTACAACTTTCTCAATATTAACAAAGAACAGTGATCAAGATGCCATGGATATTATCGAATCGGAGCGCCCTTCTACCCAAAGCAGTTCAAAGACACATGTACTGTCCCCTGCGCAAACTACACGACCGAAGCCTATCACTTACAACGACCATCGAACATTGGCTCCTGTGAACAACTCCAATATCCCTGGAGCTTGGCCACCAATGGCTCCTACCCCCAACTTAAACCACAACTTCAAGACAGAGCCTCCTATAAACAGACAAGGTGGTTACACAGACATTCACGTGCTAGGCCCTGATCTACCATATAATAGTTTCATGCCGAACAATCCTGAACAACCAATATTGCCAACTCTGCCAGAAAGTACAACTCCGGACCTGCACTGGCAAGGTAGTTCTGCATCAACAAGCGCCTTCTCAACTCCTCCGAATAACACG includes:
- a CDS encoding hypothetical protein (SECRETED:SignalP(1-17)~CAZy:PL3_2~CAZy:PL3~CAZy:PL3_5~CAZy:PL3_3~CAZy:PL3_1~CAZy:PL3_4): MRTFTFLMIANFGTAFAAVQVYNQCGGSDYSGDKECPSGSTCVEASKWYSQCIPDSSSKKAASVEKTNFDFPAFGFPGFPAPPPAEDDKQQGGDDVPIPFPPIVSTPGEPVDTPEEPVGDPIGTAIANPTVAPTSAPIETGFGPGSGGITRTIPASSGATALATAIPVSGELDGGMTYYDRSPAVCMDQEETGEADAMFILEEGATLRNVIIGPGQAEGVHCKGTCTLENVWFEDVCEDAITLKQKSGTSIIRGGGAFHAADKVVQFNGRGTVEISDFYVEDYGKLVRSCGNCKDNGGPRNVVIENIAAVNGGVLCGINTNYGDTCTISKACQDEGKNCDLFDGNSDGSEPTKLSSGPDGTSCKVDSFVETC
- a CDS encoding hypothetical protein (BUSCO:33958at5125), with amino-acid sequence MSSPSGSSQGGKRKRNSLRVESTNDFGENGIQTSSRDASGEEGDTTAAESGRLHARGSAPIPKRQRSSSNRDHTIDPGEPSDTTEASIDIAERVGRKGRPSLKELDEEEQRRIEAMPPPPIGNLQDPAGGYKTNPPPVGRPVRVYADGVFDLFHLGHMRQLEQAKKAFPDTTLVVGVTGDHETHKRKGLTVMSAAERAETLRHCKWVDEVIEDCPWVVTPEFLDANKLDYVAHDDLPYGADEGDDIYQPIKAAGKFLVTQRTEGVSTTGLITRIVRDYEKYIARQFKRGTSRQELNVSWLKKNELDLKRHVQDLRENITNNWSTTGQELGRELKQFWPVSRPQSPARFNSSGTAEGLRSPTTPGTSGTPKEFITGYALGLVGGVRGWMTKSRVNVADSSRGPSDDESEESDAHAKSPKESSNTPTAAASSKL